A single genomic interval of uncultured Sphaerochaeta sp. harbors:
- a CDS encoding Arc family DNA-binding protein: protein MDAKDKSKKQVLLRLSSSLWKELAAWAEDDFRSINGQIEFLLTESVRSRRKALKDDDQET, encoded by the coding sequence ATGGATGCAAAGGATAAGAGCAAGAAACAGGTATTGTTGCGTCTTTCGTCATCGCTGTGGAAAGAGCTGGCCGCTTGGGCGGAAGATGACTTCCGCTCTATAAACGGCCAGATTGAGTTTCTGCTCACCGAGAGCGTACGTTCCCGTAGGAAAGCACTCAAGGATGACGATCAAGAGACATAG
- a CDS encoding 5'-nucleotidase C-terminal domain-containing protein, which translates to MKRVLLKRVLLGIVMLCITMGFLFAQPLPEQAEELVILATTDIHGNVWGFSYENDKETNNNGMARIATYVEQVREEHPAVILVDNGDVIQGNIMTDDIYNKREGEHPVIRAMNLLDYDSLTLGNHEFNFGENLIKRIQELANFPVLTANMSRADGTMAALPYTIVERSGVKVGIIGLTNPNAPRWDGEKTDPFVYAPVGPAARRVVDILDDKVDVLVVVAHVGLYPEYDVDGGSDGGLAILELCPEIDVLIVGHAHTTIAEVQDGIAIGGAKNLGREVIRIDLSLDENKQVDGQEVTIVDMTDYEPSELIRGNAFIKEAHQATRDFISGGAPSADGSPSGGIFGTAAVDFQPKNEIMGIPEGKLRDTAVMDFINEVQLLNSGADVSAAALFADTSDIPKGPINYGTIFGIYKYDNTLYRVPVTGAELKAYMEWSATCYNQWKPGDISISFNPDKPGYLYDMFSGVDYEIDLSKPEGQRIKNVMFKGKPLSDTQKLTLAVNNYRYSSALKAQKLVSGVREWESPNSIRDMLVAYIKEKGTIYPKVDNNWKIVGVNLDSPYRKQVIKMVNEGKLESPYNNPLNVNELKRQGIIK; encoded by the coding sequence ATGAAACGAGTACTCTTGAAGCGGGTATTGCTCGGCATTGTGATGCTTTGCATCACAATGGGATTCCTCTTTGCACAACCCCTGCCAGAACAGGCGGAGGAACTGGTCATCCTGGCTACCACAGATATTCATGGAAATGTCTGGGGATTCAGTTATGAGAACGACAAGGAGACTAACAACAACGGTATGGCCCGCATTGCTACCTATGTGGAGCAGGTACGTGAGGAACATCCAGCTGTCATCCTGGTAGATAATGGTGATGTTATCCAAGGGAATATCATGACTGATGATATCTACAACAAGAGAGAAGGCGAGCATCCTGTCATACGTGCGATGAATCTCTTGGATTATGACAGTCTTACATTGGGAAATCATGAGTTCAATTTTGGAGAGAACTTGATCAAACGAATCCAAGAGCTGGCAAATTTCCCAGTACTTACGGCAAATATGTCGCGAGCGGATGGCACCATGGCCGCACTTCCGTACACCATAGTAGAGAGGTCTGGAGTAAAGGTCGGTATCATCGGCCTTACCAATCCAAATGCACCAAGATGGGATGGTGAAAAGACTGATCCATTTGTCTATGCCCCTGTAGGCCCTGCTGCAAGACGGGTAGTGGATATTTTGGATGATAAAGTTGATGTCCTGGTAGTTGTAGCTCATGTGGGACTGTACCCTGAGTACGATGTTGACGGAGGCAGTGATGGAGGCCTTGCTATCCTGGAGCTCTGCCCTGAGATTGATGTGCTTATCGTTGGGCATGCCCATACCACAATCGCAGAGGTACAGGATGGGATTGCTATCGGCGGGGCAAAGAACCTCGGTCGTGAGGTTATCCGCATCGACCTTAGTCTTGATGAGAATAAGCAGGTTGATGGACAGGAAGTGACCATCGTTGATATGACTGACTATGAACCGAGTGAGTTGATCAGGGGGAATGCTTTCATCAAGGAGGCACATCAAGCTACCAGAGACTTTATTTCCGGTGGAGCACCTTCTGCTGATGGAAGTCCCAGTGGTGGTATCTTTGGTACAGCAGCAGTTGACTTCCAACCCAAGAATGAGATTATGGGTATCCCCGAGGGAAAACTTCGTGATACCGCTGTCATGGATTTCATCAATGAGGTACAACTGCTTAACAGTGGTGCAGATGTTTCAGCAGCTGCGCTCTTTGCCGATACCAGTGATATCCCCAAGGGTCCGATCAACTACGGAACCATCTTTGGTATCTACAAGTACGACAATACCCTCTATCGAGTACCAGTCACTGGTGCTGAGCTGAAAGCCTACATGGAGTGGTCTGCAACCTGTTACAACCAGTGGAAGCCTGGTGATATCTCCATCAGCTTCAACCCAGATAAGCCGGGTTATCTCTATGATATGTTCAGCGGTGTGGACTATGAGATCGACCTGAGCAAACCTGAAGGGCAGAGGATCAAGAATGTCATGTTCAAGGGCAAGCCGCTCTCTGATACACAGAAACTTACCCTTGCTGTGAACAACTACCGCTATTCTTCGGCCCTGAAAGCACAAAAACTGGTATCTGGGGTACGGGAATGGGAGAGTCCAAACTCAATTCGCGATATGCTCGTAGCCTATATCAAGGAAAAGGGGACCATATATCCAAAGGTAGACAACAACTGGAAGATCGTTGGGGTGAACCTTGATAGTCCCTATCGCAAGCAGGTGATCAAGATGGTAAATGAGGGGAAACTTGAATCGCCTTACAATAATCCATTGAATGTTAACGAGCTGAAGAGACAGGGAATCATCAAATAA
- a CDS encoding carbohydrate ABC transporter permease has translation MNLQAKEKRINYGLIILLSLLAILFISPILIVLMNSFKSKLFISNEPFSFPNPDTYAGGENYITGSEKIKFFDAFGYSLFITVFSVISISLVTSMLAWYITRVKTKFTNFVYYLLVFSMIVPFQMVMFTMSKTANILHLDNPVGIIVLYVGFGAGLGTFMFSGFIKSIPLSLEEAAMIDGAGPVKTYFLIVFPMLKPTAITVAILNSMWIWNDYLLPYLTIGTEYKTIPVAIQYLRGGYGAVDMGAMMAMLVLAMVPIIAFYLAAQKHIIRGVVAGAVKG, from the coding sequence ATGAACCTACAAGCCAAAGAGAAACGGATCAACTATGGTTTAATCATCCTGCTTTCCCTCCTTGCTATTCTGTTCATCTCACCAATCTTGATTGTATTGATGAACTCTTTTAAATCAAAGCTGTTCATTTCCAATGAACCATTCTCCTTTCCCAATCCTGATACCTATGCAGGAGGGGAGAACTACATTACAGGATCAGAGAAGATAAAGTTCTTTGATGCATTCGGCTATTCACTGTTCATCACTGTTTTCTCCGTAATCAGTATCTCATTGGTTACGAGCATGCTGGCATGGTATATAACCAGGGTGAAAACAAAGTTCACCAACTTTGTCTATTATCTGTTGGTGTTCTCCATGATCGTCCCCTTCCAGATGGTCATGTTTACGATGAGTAAAACGGCCAACATACTCCATCTCGATAATCCAGTCGGCATTATCGTGCTCTATGTAGGCTTTGGTGCAGGACTGGGAACCTTCATGTTCAGTGGATTCATTAAGAGTATTCCCCTTAGCCTTGAAGAGGCTGCCATGATCGATGGGGCAGGGCCTGTAAAAACGTACTTCCTCATTGTCTTTCCGATGCTTAAGCCAACTGCAATCACGGTTGCCATCCTGAATTCCATGTGGATATGGAATGACTACCTGCTCCCTTACCTGACCATTGGAACAGAGTACAAGACGATTCCTGTTGCCATCCAGTACCTGAGAGGTGGCTATGGAGCCGTCGATATGGGGGCTATGATGGCAATGCTGGTCTTGGCCATGGTTCCAATCATTGCTTTCTATCTTGCAGCACAGAAGCACATCATCCGTGGTGTAGTTGCTGGCGCTGTGAAGGGTTGA
- a CDS encoding sugar ABC transporter permease, with amino-acid sequence MQKSIQKYFALFALPGLICFAIAFLIPMVMGVVLSFFKFSTVTNATFNGLENYRNIFIDKEFISALWFTVRFTVVSVITINLGAFALAMLLTRGIKGTNLFRTVFFMPNLIGGIVLGWIWQVIINGILLRQGVTIVSDPKYGFWGLVVLMNWQNIGYMMVIYIAGIQNISHDLIEAAQIDGAGRWTMLRSVILPSIMPSITICSFLTLTNGFKLFDQNLALTAGAPGKQTEMLALNIFNTFYGRSGFEGVGQAKAVLFTILVAIIALSQLRLTRNKEVEA; translated from the coding sequence ATGCAAAAGTCCATACAGAAATATTTTGCTTTATTTGCGCTTCCAGGTCTGATCTGCTTCGCTATTGCGTTTCTGATCCCAATGGTTATGGGGGTGGTTCTTTCCTTTTTCAAGTTCAGTACCGTAACAAATGCAACCTTCAATGGCTTGGAAAACTACCGAAACATCTTCATTGACAAGGAGTTCATCAGCGCACTATGGTTCACGGTCCGTTTTACGGTGGTTTCAGTCATTACCATCAACCTTGGAGCGTTTGCACTAGCAATGTTGCTTACCAGAGGTATCAAGGGAACAAACCTTTTCAGAACGGTATTCTTTATGCCTAACCTGATAGGAGGCATTGTTCTTGGTTGGATCTGGCAGGTAATCATCAATGGTATTCTTCTCAGGCAGGGGGTTACCATCGTCAGTGATCCAAAATATGGATTCTGGGGTTTGGTTGTCCTGATGAATTGGCAGAATATCGGATACATGATGGTCATATATATTGCCGGTATTCAGAATATCTCCCATGATCTCATTGAAGCAGCACAGATTGATGGAGCCGGAAGATGGACCATGTTGCGTTCAGTCATCCTTCCCTCGATCATGCCATCAATTACCATTTGTAGTTTCCTAACCCTTACGAACGGATTCAAGTTGTTTGACCAGAACCTTGCTCTCACAGCTGGTGCTCCTGGAAAGCAGACAGAGATGTTGGCTCTCAACATCTTCAACACCTTCTATGGCCGCAGTGGCTTCGAAGGGGTAGGTCAGGCAAAAGCAGTGCTCTTCACCATCTTGGTTGCGATCATTGCCCTAAGCCAGCTTCGTCTTACCCGTAACAAGGAGGTAGAGGCATGA
- a CDS encoding DUF72 domain-containing protein, with protein sequence MSTLHFGTCSWKYESWEGLVYEPGSTERYLAQYANTYDSVEVDRWFWSLGKRSYGLPDPHDVREYNQDTPDSFRFTIKCPNTLTLPFSYQSKSEPNPWFLDAEVFYRFIETLEPLIPKIGLLMFQFGYLNRSMFKDRDEFMESLDRFFSLLPDSLPYAVELRNPAWMDSSYFSFLEQRHIGPVLLSGYWMDDLDTQLQRAGSHLHSPFCVRLHGEDRKEIEKESGGRWDRILESHDHELVAIAPRLVKLAQEGKVIYINVNNHYEGSAPLTIRKLMDYLQEA encoded by the coding sequence ATGAGTACCCTGCACTTTGGAACATGTTCGTGGAAGTATGAGAGTTGGGAAGGATTGGTGTATGAGCCTGGTAGTACCGAGCGGTACCTTGCCCAGTATGCCAATACCTATGATTCGGTGGAAGTGGATAGGTGGTTCTGGTCGTTGGGAAAGCGGAGCTATGGGCTTCCTGACCCCCATGATGTGAGAGAATATAACCAGGATACTCCTGACAGCTTTAGGTTTACCATTAAGTGTCCAAATACCTTGACCCTTCCATTCAGTTACCAGAGCAAGAGTGAACCAAACCCTTGGTTTCTTGATGCCGAGGTGTTTTATCGGTTCATAGAAACCCTTGAACCCCTTATCCCGAAAATAGGCTTGCTCATGTTTCAGTTTGGATACCTGAACCGTAGTATGTTCAAGGATCGTGATGAGTTCATGGAATCCCTTGACAGGTTTTTCTCCTTGCTCCCTGATTCTCTTCCCTATGCCGTAGAGCTCAGGAACCCTGCATGGATGGATTCCTCCTACTTCTCCTTCCTGGAGCAACGGCATATTGGTCCTGTATTGCTCTCTGGGTACTGGATGGATGATCTTGACACACAATTACAGAGAGCAGGGTCCCATCTCCATTCACCTTTCTGTGTACGTTTACATGGTGAAGATAGGAAAGAAATTGAAAAGGAGAGTGGGGGGAGGTGGGATCGAATTCTTGAAAGCCATGATCATGAACTGGTCGCAATTGCTCCAAGACTGGTAAAGCTTGCACAGGAGGGTAAGGTGATTTACATCAATGTGAACAATCACTATGAAGGGAGCGCCCCACTTACCATCAGGAAGTTGATGGATTATCTCCAAGAGGCATAG
- the malQ gene encoding 4-alpha-glucanotransferase produces the protein MNSKHRRDAGILLHITSLPSPYGIGDLGRNAYAVADWMEKADIRLWQLLPLNPTGFGNSPYAPRSTFAGNELLIDLESLMHEGYLSSSDLQSMPSFPDDRVHFQLVQERKLPILKKAAISFLEKKKNQEKAFLGFCKDQAFWLDDYALFMVLYETYQDARWFSHWPKEFAKREKNALRAFSLEHEREIAIWKVLQYFFALQWDAFKRYVNAKRIQMVGDVPIFVAADSADTWSNLHLFKTDDDGHFSAVSGVPPDIFSATGQLWGNPVYDWKVLEAEKYQWWIKRLERLFAMIDILRIDHFRGFDAYYEIPAGDKTAERGKWITVDGKSFFKKVRDHFGSVPIIAEDLGLMTDSVEALRDDNGFPGMKILQFGFSKDEKGRSNYYDDFLPHNWQENFVAYTGTHDNNTTLGWFKSLDVQDKEMVLTYLDCKENEVLRKMIRTLMLSCARTAIIPMQDLLEKDEEARMNYPSTCNDVNWSWRATAEEFTDEIAHELAHLVAISARNGLLGN, from the coding sequence ATGAATAGCAAGCATAGACGAGATGCCGGTATTCTCTTGCACATCACCAGTCTTCCTTCTCCTTACGGTATCGGGGACTTAGGGCGTAATGCCTATGCTGTTGCCGATTGGATGGAGAAGGCAGATATCCGCCTCTGGCAGCTCTTGCCGCTCAATCCAACAGGATTTGGGAATTCTCCCTATGCTCCACGTTCTACGTTTGCCGGCAATGAATTGCTTATTGATCTTGAATCGTTGATGCATGAAGGATACCTTTCTTCTAGTGATTTGCAATCCATGCCATCTTTCCCGGATGATAGGGTGCATTTTCAACTGGTGCAGGAAAGAAAGCTGCCAATCTTGAAGAAAGCTGCCATCTCTTTTCTTGAAAAGAAAAAAAATCAGGAAAAAGCATTCTTAGGGTTTTGTAAGGATCAAGCGTTCTGGTTGGATGACTACGCGCTTTTCATGGTCCTGTATGAGACCTATCAGGATGCACGTTGGTTCAGTCATTGGCCCAAAGAGTTTGCCAAACGTGAGAAGAATGCCTTGAGAGCGTTTTCCCTGGAACATGAGAGAGAGATAGCCATCTGGAAGGTGTTGCAATACTTCTTTGCTTTGCAGTGGGATGCATTCAAACGCTATGTGAATGCAAAGCGAATTCAAATGGTGGGTGATGTTCCTATTTTTGTGGCAGCTGACAGTGCAGATACCTGGAGTAATCTACATCTGTTCAAGACCGATGATGATGGGCATTTCAGTGCGGTTAGCGGCGTTCCACCAGATATCTTCAGTGCAACCGGGCAGCTTTGGGGCAATCCTGTTTATGACTGGAAAGTTCTTGAAGCAGAAAAGTACCAGTGGTGGATCAAACGATTGGAACGACTGTTTGCCATGATAGACATTCTGAGAATTGACCACTTCAGGGGGTTCGATGCGTATTATGAGATACCAGCAGGGGATAAAACCGCAGAACGTGGGAAATGGATTACGGTTGACGGCAAAAGCTTTTTCAAGAAGGTGAGAGACCACTTTGGATCAGTTCCCATCATTGCAGAGGACCTTGGGTTGATGACTGACTCAGTTGAAGCATTACGGGATGACAATGGATTTCCGGGAATGAAAATATTGCAATTTGGATTCAGCAAGGATGAGAAAGGGAGAAGTAATTATTATGATGATTTTCTGCCGCATAACTGGCAGGAGAACTTTGTAGCGTATACCGGTACCCATGACAACAACACCACCCTTGGATGGTTCAAGTCCTTGGATGTACAGGATAAGGAGATGGTGCTTACCTATCTTGATTGCAAAGAGAATGAGGTGTTGCGTAAGATGATACGTACCCTGATGCTCTCCTGTGCTCGTACAGCCATCATCCCCATGCAAGATCTTTTGGAGAAGGATGAGGAAGCAAGGATGAACTATCCTTCAACTTGCAATGATGTCAATTGGAGTTGGAGAGCTACTGCAGAAGAGTTTACTGATGAAATTGCTCATGAGCTGGCCCATCTGGTTGCAATTTCTGCCAGAAATGGGCTGCTGGGAAATTGA
- a CDS encoding SPFH domain-containing protein, whose protein sequence is MNEPVYSKEKVLNRPSIGLTILVVNVLLILLSFALFIFGIAADIPGAIRAVVITLGALYGFIIGPILFGGLKIIKPNEALVLTLFGKYYGTLKKEGFFFVNPFVTAVNPASSSENSSGSYKLEGKPDANKSGTTAYSIQIPKRKLSLKAMTLNNEKQKINDSQGNPIIIGVVVIWKVVDTAKAVFDVDNYVDYLSIQCDSALRNVVRLFPYDSDDDEKSLRGSSREVAEDLLKELQGKVAVAGLEILEARITHLSYAPEIAAAMLQRQQASAIIAARQKIVEGAVGMVQMALEQLNESEVVNLDEERKASMVSNLLVVLCGNKDVQPIVNSGSLY, encoded by the coding sequence ATGAATGAACCTGTCTACTCAAAAGAAAAAGTCCTGAACCGACCTTCAATCGGATTGACGATCCTGGTAGTCAATGTGCTGCTTATCCTCTTGTCATTTGCCCTGTTCATCTTTGGCATAGCTGCAGATATTCCAGGAGCCATACGTGCAGTTGTCATTACTCTTGGAGCACTCTATGGTTTTATCATTGGACCAATCCTGTTTGGGGGATTGAAGATAATCAAACCGAATGAAGCGTTGGTGCTTACCTTATTTGGTAAGTATTATGGGACACTCAAGAAAGAAGGATTTTTCTTTGTAAACCCATTTGTAACAGCGGTTAATCCTGCATCTTCATCTGAAAACTCTTCAGGATCCTATAAGCTGGAAGGAAAACCGGATGCGAATAAGAGTGGAACTACAGCCTATTCGATACAGATTCCAAAACGAAAGTTATCCCTCAAAGCAATGACGCTGAACAATGAGAAGCAGAAAATCAATGACTCACAGGGCAATCCAATCATTATCGGTGTTGTCGTTATCTGGAAAGTGGTTGATACTGCGAAAGCGGTGTTTGACGTTGACAATTATGTGGATTATCTTTCCATACAGTGCGATAGTGCTTTGAGAAATGTGGTACGGCTCTTCCCTTATGATAGTGATGATGATGAAAAATCATTGAGAGGAAGCAGCAGGGAGGTAGCAGAGGATCTGCTGAAGGAACTACAAGGCAAGGTTGCCGTTGCCGGCCTGGAAATTCTGGAGGCAAGAATTACCCACCTCTCTTACGCACCAGAGATTGCTGCAGCAATGTTGCAGCGTCAACAGGCTTCTGCTATTATCGCCGCGAGACAAAAAATTGTGGAAGGAGCGGTTGGAATGGTCCAGATGGCTCTTGAGCAGTTGAATGAAAGTGAGGTAGTGAACCTGGATGAAGAACGTAAGGCTTCCATGGTAAGCAATCTTTTGGTGGTTCTTTGTGGAAACAAGGATGTACAGCCAATCGTAAACAGTGGGTCACTCTATTAG